In Topomyia yanbarensis strain Yona2022 chromosome 2, ASM3024719v1, whole genome shotgun sequence, one DNA window encodes the following:
- the LOC131685402 gene encoding uncharacterized protein LOC131685402 yields MKLHFDSKFCQYPTSHYAFVLNFLLWKHNFLAGICSRSLFYIHSNIFAAVYLIVNLALMSYNLLQLMQTSPDSVKYAENAWVLPLHVWKYDFTIRISGYYLQMAQLLLAVQSSARSLYYLLTSCYQSLLSTVVFVPLLFVMDVASLITNYRKECPGKRCRKYLLLQSLKLGLAMVFWTHICCFLHNEYARCIFTGR; encoded by the exons atgaaattacatttcgattcaaaattTTGCCAGTATCCCACTTCGCATTATGCATTCGTTCTCAATTTCCTTTTGTGGAAGCATAACTTCTTGGCCGGAATCTGTTCCCGAAGTTTGTTTTACATTCATTCGAATATCTTTGCGGCTGTGTACCTCATCGTGAACCTG GCCTTGATGTCTTACAACCTGCTCCAACTGATGCAGACCTCACCGGACTCGGTGAAGTATGCCGAAAATGCATGGGTACTCCCACTGCATGTATGGAAGTACGATTTCACCATTCGAATCAGCGGTTACTATCTCCAGATGGCACAGCTGCTGTTGGCCGTCCAATCGTCGGCTCGGTCTTTGTATTACTTGCTGACCAGCTGCTACCAGTCACTGCTAAGTACCGTCGTCTTTGTGCCGCTTTTGTTCGTAATGGATGTTGCGAGTCTGATAACCAACTACAGGAAGGAATGTCCTGGCAAACGTTGTCGAAAGTATCTGCTGCTCCAGTCGCTTAAGTTGGGACTAGCAATGGTGTTTTGGACCCATATATGTTGCTTTCTGCACAATGAGTATGCGCGCTGTATTTTCACAGGACGATGA
- the LOC131685398 gene encoding uncharacterized protein LOC131685398 produces MDNCHNYATTSKKRRMPISDDIHIIIKKFRDKDKHDEKPSTSGDHDYDDEHSMDSEELKRIRQQEPSSSCVVASSSSCISSGALGPGGTLVGATGITVGTSGLTVQQPVSSQSDDIKLILKKLTNIEDLLKVVAEQSFNRLAALKQEASGATSTATAANLGLIAAESSCINVESMFRFPLRTLKELIELNKGICSDESLYNKLFEYLTKIKLECDENIVMNALGTIVSDEVLDAVTWDGGKKFKLSSLVIFSDSLYVAWFKDRLKYDEYVAEMKDAIEKSHKRYAKTKAKKSSQQQQQHQTLTLTTATGTTTATVVSDGGQLFLS; encoded by the exons ATGGACAATTGCCATAATTATGCCACAACCT CAAAGAAGCGGAGAATGCCCATCTCAGACGATATTCACATCATTATTAAGAAGTTCCGAGACAAGGATAAGCACGATGAAAAACCTT CTACTTCCGGTGATCATGATTACGATGACGAGCATAGCATGGATTCGGAAGAGCTCAAACGTATTCGTCAGCAGGAGCCATCATCTTCCTGTGTGGTAGCGAGCTCTTCGTCTTGTATCAGCAGTGGTGCACTTGGACCAGGAGGTACTCTGGTGGGTGCTACAGGAATAACTGTAGGCACAAGCGGTTTAACGGTTCAGCAACCGGTTTCCTCTCAATCGGATGACATAAAACTGATTCTGAAGAAACTAACCAACATCGAAGATCTGCTGAAGGTAGTCGCCGAGCAGAGCTTTAACCGACTGGCGGCCCTGAAGCAGGAAGCATCAGGGGCTACTTCAACCGCTACAGCGGCTAACCTCGGACTTATTGCAGCGGAATCGAGCTGCATCAACGTAGAGTCTATGTTCAGGTTCCCCCTGCGGACATTGAAGGAGTTAATCGAACTGAACAAGGGCATCTGCAGCGATGAGAGCTTGTACAACAAACTGTTCGAGTATCTGACCAAAATCAAACTAGAATGTGATGAAAACATCGTGATGAATGCCCTCGGCACGATAGTCAGCGACGAAGTGCTCGACGCGGTCACCTGGGACGGTGGAAAGAAATTTAAACTATCTTCGTTGGTGATTTTCAGCGATTCTCTTTACG tggCCTGGTTCAAAGATCGGCTCAAGTACGATGAGTACGTGGCAGAAATGAAGGACGCCATCGAAAAGTCGCATAAACGGTACGCCAAGACAAAAGCGAAAAAGTCGtcccagcagcaacagcagcaccaAACACTCACCCTAACGACGGCCACAGGTACCACAACGGCCACGGTTGTAAGCGATGGTGGCCAGCTGTTTCTGTCGTAG